TCAAGATTTTTGGTAAGTTATTCAATTAGCAATACCCTTCAAGCACATACAGTAACCCGTGTTGTAAAAGACGCTGTTTGCAAATATGGAGCACCTGAAATCATCAATAGTGATCAAGGTTCTCAGTTTACATCAAACGAATATATAGAGCTCATTAAGAGCTTTGAAAAAACAGAAATCAGCGTGGATGGAAAGGGTCGTGCAACAGATAACATTGCCATTGAACGCTTTTTCAGATCTTATAAATGGTAGCATCTTTATTTAATGTACCCTAAGACAGTCTCGAAGGTGAAAACCTTAACAAAAGAGTATATTAATCACTATAATTATGAAAGAGGTCATCAAAGCTACGACTAGAAAACACGAGCACAAATCTACTTTAATTTTGTTGCCAGTGCAGCTTAATCAAGAAAGTAGTCATAACTAAGAATTTCTGAATTTGTGTCTTGACAAGCGTGCACATTATAACCTGATAAGTATTCTTTTACAGCTAATAGTTTTTCTTTAGGTGATATACTCCTGTTTCCAAACATAAAAATATACTCCTCCTTATGATAAACAGTTTTAATTATTTAAACTGTCTACCATAAGGGGAGCATATCATATTATCTTTGCTCTTCTAAAATTAATTATCTTTTAGCTTTTTTATTACAATTTCTGTAACAACTGCTACGTTAACGATAAAAAATTTTCCCAAAAATTCGGATTTAAGAATACTTTATCATGTAGTGTTAGTTCTAAGTTTTACTCCTAATATCATCCCCTATTATAATAAGATAACTCAAAATACTAATTACGATTTTCTTTATTGTCCTCACCTAATCCTTATGTCCCGTTGTGTACAAATAGGTTGCTATACACCATCTCTACGCGCCTCATAGTTTACTTTTTTTGAAATAATTGCATACTAACGGAATTGCATTGAGAAATATGATGTATAAAAATACTAAAGTTATATATACCCATAATACAAGCGTTATTGGTTCTTGCCATTTAATTAAATTGTTTCTTTCGACTACTTGAGACAGTATAAATATCCCAATTCCAAATGCAAATAGTATTACCGCAATAGTATTTCGAATTTGTCTAAATTTTTTGTTCACTTGAATCCCTCCGCTTTGTCTTTTATAATTTTTATTAGATATGAGAAATATACGAACCGTAGTTATCGCCGGTACTTGCTCTAAATGACCAAACATATCGGTATAGAGGTGCACTGTTAGGTATTGTATACATCTGAAGTGTATACTTAACTGTGCCACCAATTGCTCCTGCTGCAATAACACCTAAGGCTGCTGTTCCCATTGCCGCTATTACGCCAACAGCGTTTAAAGATGCAAGTGGAATTGCAATTACAGCAGCAACTGCTGCAGCAGTAATGCCTCGTGCCCAAGATACATACTTAGAGCCAGAGCCAATATTTTTCCATGTACTATTGGGAGAATACTCTAGATTATCAAATTTAATGTCGTTTCCTTTTTCTAATGTGCCTATTACTTCATCATTATAATATATTGTAGAAGTGTTTTCATTATACGACACTTTTTCTACTGAATTATCGTTATTATTTGTAACATAAATAACTCTATGATTATTTTCATAACTATAATCATATGTATAACTAGTGCCGTCTATAAATACAGTTTCACTTTCTTGTTTGTTAATATTACCTGTAACATAATCATTAGAGATAGTTTTAGCGTTTGCATGATAGGGTAGTGTCCAAGATAACATTAAGACCAAACTCATAATCACTAAAATTTTTTTCTTCATTAAATAATTCCTCCATAGTTACTTATTTAACAATGACAATGTTTTTGTATATTGCGGGGGATGTGTTAGTTTACTTTTTAATAACATTGTCAGTATTTTTTGTGTAAATCTCTTTAATCTCAATCATTGATATATCTCGCTCTCGGTGGTTGTCAAGGTGGTTGTCACAAATAACAAATTTTTTATGACACTTTTTCTACCTTACCTTCTACTTCTTCTTTTTCTGGATTTAAGTATACTGTCTCAGAGATTGACCAATCTCTTGTCTCTCGTGACCAGCGTTGTGGATTTGTTTGTTTTGCCTCTTCATATACTGCTTTACGTTTTACTAGGACATCTAGTCCAAAATCTTCACTATGGCGTTGTACAGGGGTTAGAAAGTTAATTCCACTGTGATGATGTTCAAAGTTGTACCATTGAACAAATTCATATGCCCATTGACGGGCTTCCTCGATGGTGGGAAAGCCTTTAGGCTGATAATTAGGGCGATATTTCACTGTTTTAAATAAACTTTCAGCATAAGCATTGTCATTGCTGACACGTGGTCTACTGTTTGAAGGGGTGATCCCTAGTGCATAAAGTTTTTCAAGCATAGTGGCACCTTTCATAGGGCTACCATTGTCAGAATGAAGCACTAAGGGATAATTTCTAGTTGTCAGTTTTTCGGAGATTACAGCTTTTGTAATGAGTTCGCTAGCATGCTCGGCTGATTCCTCTTCCCAGACTTCCCATGCAACGATTTTTCAACTAAATATATCTGATATCATGTACAGATAATAATGTCGTCCCTTAATAGGCCCATTCAAATACGTGATATCCCATACGTAGACCTGATTAGGTGCCGTGGCTTCATGTGTAGATATAGGACGTTTGACTGGTTCTTAGCTACGTCCACGATGATGCTGTTCATCGTATTAATGTAATACTTTATAAAAAGTAGATTCTTATGCAATATAGATTCCTTCATCGGCTAACATTGGAACAATCTGACTTGGCGGCAGACTGCTGTATTTCGGATTATGTACTATATTTAGAATTTGATGTTCCTCAAATTCCGTAAGTTTATTAGAAGGTGGTTTACGTTCACATGTTGTTCTGTGGTCAATATAATCACCATCTACGGCAGCTGATTTCTTCCAACGGTTTAATGTTCGGCTACTGATACCTACTTCTTTGCAAGCAGCGTCAAGGGTCGCACCGCTTTGAATAGCTTCTTCGATTAGTTCGACTGCTTTACTGCGATCTACGGGGCTAATCATTCATCTTAGTATTTCTTAACCTTACCCACCACAAGCATCATTGCAAGCAATCCAATTGCCATTGTAATACAGATTAATACTTGTTTTTGTCCCAAAATCCAAAATAACAAATTTACCACCAGTAAAAAACTTAAAATCATTCTTGTTTTCTTTCTATAAATCACAATTTCCATTTGATCCAAAGGTTTGTTACTATCCTCTACCGGTGCAAACAAGAAGACTATACTCCCTGCGCAGAGTGCAACCATCAAACAAATAATACTTGTCCAAGGTATCAACTTTATCCCTAAAAGGGTTACTGACATGGTTCCTATTGAAAATATGTAACATCTAAACTGCGTTCTTGCATGATACCCCCCTGCATATGTTCTAAGAGGGATATACACAAGCGTCAATAGGATGCTTTGCCATACCATTCTCAATACGATACCGATAACAATCGTTGTGGCAATATTAAGCACCATCAATGTTCCTTGTTCCAGTCCATAGGTGTATAAGTCTTTATCCTCAGAGGGTATTACTCCGTTCTGAATAAATGAATCTGTAATTTTCTCGAATACATTCATTCTCATTAAAATTTGCGGAGCTTTTGGGCACCTTCTGGTAGCTTTGGTTGATGTACAAGAAATATACACGCTGAATTTACATTCATAATCGTGACCGTCAGCGCTAAACTTGCGATCATTCCACTAAACTTCATTGCGATTCTTTTCATATGCGTTCCCTACCTCTCTTTATTTTATTTGGTAATCTTATCCTACTATAAAAATTCAACTTATGCGGAGACTTGTCAAAATTCATATATGTTTTTGTAGTGAATTAAGGTTTTTCTTTTAAAATCTTTAAAAGAGTTTTGCTTCATTAAAAAAAGAGCAGGCTATTTTAACAGCCATTGCTCTCAGATAATTCGATATACATGAATAGTGTTACAGAAAATACTTTCTCGTTATGTGAAATATCTATAGTCCCATTATATTTTGCTAAAACAGTTTTGATGCTTTGTAGACCAATTCCATGATTCGCTTTATCCTCCTTTGTTGTCAGGAACGTATCATCCTCTTTAGCTATTTTCCCTTCAAACGGATTATCGATATTTAATATAAACCGCCCCCTATCATATTTTATGATAATATTGATATATCTTTCTTCCGTTAACTTGCAGACAGCCGACACTGCATTATCAAGTAAATTTCCTAATATGATTGTCATATCAAAAGAGGGAATATCCATTTCTTCTGGTACATTAAGATCAAGTGCAATTTTTATATTTTTTTGTTCTAATTCTTGAAGTTTAAAATTTAGAATACTGTCTACAATTATGTTTCCTGAATGTGCATGTTCCTTTTTTTCACCAATTGTGTATAGCATTTTAGATATATGGTCAAGTGAATGCTCTATTTCATTATCATGGACTAGCGAATATATTACTGTGAGATGATTTATTAAGTCATGCTTTATTTGTCGTGTTGATTTCAAGGAATTTCTCATAAGATTGAATTGTTCATTGTAATATTCATTTTGCTTGGTGAGTAATGCTGCTTCCATTTTGTTTGATAAAGTCTCCGAAGTTCTATCAAATAAATAGAATGTTGCAAAATTAATTAATAACATGAAAATGATACCTACTATCACTTGTAGTAACATGATATCTTGTGTTTGAAATAAAATTAAAATTATATATAGAGATGATACAGGCATTAATATTATACATACCCAATATGACATCGGAACACTTTCACTATGCTTAACATTTACAAATTTTCCTAAAACTAAAACAACTATATATGTAACCACTTTTAGAACTATTAGGCTATAAGAAATTGAATATTCATTTTCCGAGAAAATTGTGAAACGCATCCCTGACAAAAGTATTATTACAATTATTTCAACACACATGGAAATCAAGTATATATAAGTAACAGCCAAAATCCTTTTTTTTATATTCGCTTTGTAATTAAGAGACAATCCAATAAAAGCACTTATATTGCATATCATCATAACCACAGGTATTTTAATAAATAAATATACAATTGTTATCATTATAAAATATCCAAGATATGATAATAACTCTATCTTTCTGTTAACTTCTTTTCTATTAAAAAAAACACTCATAAATTTGTAAATAATATATGTTCCAAAGATATTAGTGATAATGTATACCAGATTATATAAGCTTATATCCATTTCTTAACATCCTTTTTTAGACTCTTAAAACTGCTATTCTACATAGTCTCTGCATAAACTTCACTCAAATTTTTCATAAATAACTTGTAATTCTCTTATTGCTTTTCTCCTTGGTTGACTTATCGGGAGTTGCATCAAATTCGACATTATAACGGATTCGTATCTAAATGTAATAACATGAGCGTAGCTTACGATATAAGATTTATGAATATGCATAAATCGGTATGTTGAGACTTCTGTTAGCACGTCCCGAAGCTTACCATAAAATAATTCTTCCCCATCAGTAGTAACTATTTTCACTTGTCTACCTATGCTTTCAAAATAAAGGATATTCTTTATGGGTATCTTGTAAGTCTCCTGACCTTTTTTGTAAGTAAATATACCGCCTGATTTTTCATTTAATTTCATTGCAAGCAAAACATCTTTTATAATCTTGCCCTCATCTAGGGGTTTGGGCAAAAAATGCATGGGTCTTACTTCAAATAGCTCTCTATCGTAGCAATCTTTTCCTGATATGTATATAATT
The DNA window shown above is from Alkalibaculum bacchi and carries:
- a CDS encoding DDE-type integrase/transposase/recombinase, translating into MNALFRCGLSDISYVEAPSGFVYITAIIDWYSRFLVSYSISNTLQAHTVTRVVKDAVCKYGAPEIINSDQGSQFTSNEYIELIKSFEKTEISVDGKGRATDNIAIERFFRSYKW
- a CDS encoding integrase core domain-containing protein, with the translated sequence MLHSDNGSPMKGATMLEKLYALGITPSNSRPRVSNDNAYAESLFKTVKYRPNYQPKGFPTIEEARQWAYEFVQWYNFEHHHSGINFLTPVQRHSEDFGLDVLVKRKAVYEEAKQTNPQRWSRETRDWSISETVYLNPEKEEVEGKVEKVS
- a CDS encoding helix-turn-helix domain-containing protein — protein: MISPVDRSKAVELIEEAIQSGATLDAACKEVGISSRTLNRWKKSAAVDGDYIDHRTTCERKPPSNKLTEFEEHQILNIVHNPKYSSLPPSQIVPMLADEGIYIA
- a CDS encoding accessory gene regulator ArgB-like protein, yielding MNVFEKITDSFIQNGVIPSEDKDLYTYGLEQGTLMVLNIATTIVIGIVLRMVWQSILLTLVYIPLRTYAGGYHARTQFRCYIFSIGTMSVTLLGIKLIPWTSIICLMVALCAGSIVFLFAPVEDSNKPLDQMEIVIYRKKTRMILSFLLVVNLLFWILGQKQVLICITMAIGLLAMMLVVGKVKKY
- a CDS encoding cyclic lactone autoinducer peptide, with the translated sequence MKRIAMKFSGMIASLALTVTIMNVNSACIFLVHQPKLPEGAQKLRKF
- a CDS encoding sensor histidine kinase; the encoded protein is MDISLYNLVYIITNIFGTYIIYKFMSVFFNRKEVNRKIELLSYLGYFIMITIVYLFIKIPVVMMICNISAFIGLSLNYKANIKKRILAVTYIYLISMCVEIIVIILLSGMRFTIFSENEYSISYSLIVLKVVTYIVVLVLGKFVNVKHSESVPMSYWVCIILMPVSSLYIILILFQTQDIMLLQVIVGIIFMLLINFATFYLFDRTSETLSNKMEAALLTKQNEYYNEQFNLMRNSLKSTRQIKHDLINHLTVIYSLVHDNEIEHSLDHISKMLYTIGEKKEHAHSGNIIVDSILNFKLQELEQKNIKIALDLNVPEEMDIPSFDMTIILGNLLDNAVSAVCKLTEERYINIIIKYDRGRFILNIDNPFEGKIAKEDDTFLTTKEDKANHGIGLQSIKTVLAKYNGTIDISHNEKVFSVTLFMYIELSESNGC
- a CDS encoding LytR/AlgR family response regulator transcription factor — encoded protein: MNVLFQIAICDDEQMICSQIEKIILTYFKTTNEKVEVQVFYSGEKLCEFIEKEHSFDLIFLDIELERINGIEVGMKIRKEMDNQTIQIIYISGKDCYDRELFEVRPMHFLPKPLDEGKIIKDVLLAMKLNEKSGGIFTYKKGQETYKIPIKNILYFESIGRQVKIVTTDGEELFYGKLRDVLTEVSTYRFMHIHKSYIVSYAHVITFRYESVIMSNLMQLPISQPRRKAIRELQVIYEKFE